The Corylus avellana chromosome ca8, CavTom2PMs-1.0 genome has a segment encoding these proteins:
- the LOC132190807 gene encoding uncharacterized protein LOC132190807 has protein sequence MDKSWMTKPRGTNESRDGCRLFVDFTVRNYTLPDGKIYCPCKVCRLNRRYPLGVVLSHLTGGKGILLTYKDWMFHGEKPLRGHVEPSPSNRPATDAVGGSSDQSGNMHAMLRDVFGMHDIREDNCESQVVVQGDEEIVVEEADEVDVRKYHKLLKEAKTLLYDRTKHSKLSATIHMYNLKCVGGISKKIFSSLLEFINQLLPADDGAFPVNTYEAKKYLRDMRLGYEKIPASRNDCMLFWKGNKELDSCTVCEKSKWKDEIHLDEDGQPISSSKKHPVKVLRWFPLIPRLQRLFMSQYTLPHMKWHADNHTKEGILRHPADNEA, from the coding sequence ATGgataagagttggatgacaaagcctAGGGGTACAAATGAATCCAGAGACGGTTGTAGATTGTTCGTGGACTTCACAGTTAGGAACTATACACTACCTGATGGTAAGATTTATTGCCCGTGTAAGGTGTGTCGCCTTAACCGGCGTTATCCGCTAGGCGTTGTTCTCTCccacttgacaggggggaaAGGCATACTTCTTACATATAAGGATTGGATGTTTCATGGTGAGAAGCCTTTACGGGGTCATGTTGAACCGTCTCCTTCGAATCGTCCGGCCACAGATGCAGTAGGTGGAAGCAGTGATCAGAGTGGAAATATGCATGCTATGTTGCGTGATGTGTTCGGCATGCACGATATCAGGGAAGACAACTGTGAGTCTCAGGTCGTTGTGCAGGGTGATGAAGAAATCGTAGTCGAAGAAGCAGATGAAGTTGACGTCCGAAAGTACCACAAGTTGCTTAAAGAGGCAAAGACACTGTTATATGAtaggaccaaacatagcaagctgagCGCAACTATTCAtatgtacaacttgaagtgtgttggtGGAATTAGTAAGAAGATATTCTCATCTCTCCTTGaattcatcaatcaattgttgCCTGCAGATGATGGAGCTTTTCCAGTTAATACTtatgaggcaaaaaaatatctaagggACATgagactcgggtatgagaagattccggctAGTCGTAATGATTGcatgttattctggaagggcaaCAAGGAGTTAGATTCATGTACAGTTTGTGAAAAATCTAAGTGGAAAGATGAAATTCATTTAGACgaggacggtcaacccatatcgtcaAGTAAGAAACACCCGGTGAAAGTGTTaaggtggtttccactcataccaagactacagaggttgtttatgtcgcaATATACATTGCCCCATATGAAGTGGCATGCAGACAATCACACAAAGGAAGGcatattgaggcatccggctgACAATGAAGCATGA